AGTATTAAACAAACCCTCCGACGGCCGGGAAAGGCCAGTGCCGGATATTATCTACATAGCAAAATAACTCCATTTAGTTCGTTAAGTTAATTAGTCAGGCCCGGGATACTCCCGGGCCTTTAACATATGCAAAAATAAATATTGGGTAAAGTTACTAAAAATATGTTAAAATATTGTTATTAGCAAATATTATGGGGGTGCCTTGTGAAAAATATTGCCTTAGTAACAGACAGTACAGCTGACCTGACCACTGCTATGAAAGAAGAATTTAATGCCCACGTTATCCCTTTGAAGATAGTTTTTGCACACCAGGAGTATATTGACGGAGAACTAACAGCCGAAGATTTTTATCAAAAACTGGCCACAGCCCAGGAACTGCCCCGTTCATCCCAGCCTTCCCCTGCAGACTTTACTGCGTTGTACCAACAGCTTTTAAAGCAATATGACGAAGTTATTTCCATTCACCTCTCCTCTGCTTTAAGCGGAACAGTAAACGCAGCCAGAGTTGCAGCCGAAACACTGCAGGACAAAATTCATGTGGTCGATTCCAAAAACATCAGCCTGGGCATCGGCCTGATGGTAAAGGAAGCCGCCCGCTGCATTCATGAGGGTATGGACACTCCCCAGATTCTCACAAGAATTTCCGAGGCTCGCAAAAGTATTGAAACCATGTTTACCTTAAACACCCTGGAATATCTGCAAAAAGGCGGCCGCATCGGCAAAGTGTCCGGACTAGTAGGCTCTCTTTTAAACATCAAACCTGTGGTACGGGTAAACGAAGAAGGGATTTACGTCCCCGCCGGCAAAGCAAGAAGCCAGGATAAAGCCCTTGACCAGATAGCCAACAAATTAAAGGAAATAGTGGGTAACCGCAGTGTAAAATCCTTAGCCATCGCCCACGGCGACGCCCTAGATGCAGCAAACAAACTAAAGTCTATCATGGAAAACACCTGCGGCGTCCCTGCCACCATCTTCACCCAAGTAAGTGCCGTTATCGGAGTCCATACCGGCCCGGGAACGGTTGGGGCGGCAATACATTTTGAGTAAATGAACAGGGAGCAGTTTCAGAAGGCTGGAACTGCTCCTAAAATTTTTTACAAAAAAGAAAGCCCCAGGGAGCGTGATAGGTGGTTGCTCCCTAGGGGTCATCTTAATACTTCAATCATTCTTTTATTGCGTAATTATTATTGAACCCTTATAAACTACGGCAGTTCATATGCATTGACGTGGATACCATAATAGCCGTTTAGAGGAACTGTCATGGTAACTGGACTTGAAAGAGCTGTCTGTTTATAAGCGAATAGGCCTGATGCTGTTCTTTGGCCTATTGGTGCAACGTTATAGTCCTGAACGTAGAAATTTTCACCCTGTGCAAATGCCCAACCGTCGAGATAAATGGTTATATCAACATGTGTTGAAGTTTGATTTGTGAATGTTACATGTCCTGCGTAATTAGTTTGGCCAGCGTAGAGATAAGCTGTTAATACCCCATCTTCTTCTGCTAATTCTGAATACTTAACGTAAGTGAACCAGTTACCTCTATCCGGATTGTAGCGATACACTCCTGGTGCATGAGCTGCCCAGATGGTTTGGGATTCGGGTGGGATATAGGTGTTGGTGATAGTACCAATAGCACCGGCTACCGGTGTTTCGCCTGCTTCAACGACTAACTCACGGTTTGCCGGGTCGTAGCTTGGTGTCCAGCCATCAGGAGTCACTTCTGCGAAGGTATATACTCCAGGGAGCAGATAGCCAAGATCATCTTCCCAGTTGTTAGCGTCACTGAGGATAAGCGTGTCAACCAGTGTACCTTCGGAATCGTAGATATTGACGTCGATGGTGCCGTCATATACAACTCCTGTGCCTTGGTCATCCCAAACCTTGATAACCTTGAGGCTACCAAGGTCAATGGTGTTTGTAATAGTACCAATAGCACCAGCTGCGGGATCATCACCGGCCTCAACAACTAACTCACGGTTTGCCGGGTCGTAGCTGGTGTCCAGCCATCAGGAGTCACTTCTGCGAAGGTATATACTCCAGGGAGCAGATAGCCAAGATCATCTTCCCAGTTGTTAGTGTCACTGAGGATAAGCGTGTCAACCAGTGTACCTTCGGAATCGTAGATATTGACGTCGATGGTGCCGTCATATACAACTCCTGTGCCTTGGTCATCCCAAATCTTGATAACCTTGAGGCTACCAAGGTCAATGGTGTTTGTAATAGTACCAATAGCACCAGCTGCGGGATCATCACCGGCCTCAACAACTAACTCACGGTTTGCCGGGTCGTAGCTTGGTGTCCAGCCATCAGGAGTCACTTCTGCGAAGGTATATACTCCAGGGAGCAGATAGCCAAGATCATCTTCCCAGTTGTTAGCGTCACTGAGGATAAGCGTGTCAACCAGTGTACCTTCGGAATCGTAGATATTGACGTCGATGGTGCCGTCATATACAACTCCTGTGCCTTGGTCATCCCAAATCTTGATAACCTTGAGGCTACCGGTTGGCGGCGGTTCAAATTCGAACTCAACATAACTTATGCCGGGGATATTTTTTCCATGTCGTGGAGACTGCAAACCACAGTCGCTAGCTACAGGCACTCCAAGTCCTTCAGGTGGATCGGCAGCATAGTAGTAAATATTAGCATTTGGGCCACCCTTAACTGTAACCTTGGATACAACGGGGAAACCATTTTCCTCCCAGAACTTTAGTGTCTTACCTCCGTCGTAAACTTCATAAAATACCTTATACCAAACACCGTCAAATTCTACATCGATATATCCGCTTCCAGGATCATTAATTCTTGTTCCGATTTCTTCTGGGTTTCCATTGTATTCAACTGGATCAACCAATGGACCCTCACAAGGCGGCACGGAGCCCAGGGCGGTACCTATCGCCAGCAATCCAATAACCAAAAGAACTAATCCCACTCGCCAATACTTCGACACCGGTTTTGCCATATTCAATTATTTTCCTCCCTATTAAGTTTTTTTGAACAGGTGCAATAACAGCTAACAATAAAATAATGCCAGCCTGCGCCCCACCCCCCCCGAGAGTCGGGATTACTCGCCGGAATATATACCGACTGTCGTTTTTGTAGGAACTCTGCCAGAATTGATTACAGCGTGCCCACTTCGTAACAAAATATGCAGGTGCACTACAAAAATGAACATTTCGTAACAAAAAAATAAAGATAATTATAAGCAATAAACCCTATCTGTTTAGACAGGGTTTTTGCAGGAAATAGTTATTTTTTTGTTACCCCCCCCTTAATAATAACAGCGGGGTGACAAATTACAGGCTGGCCAGACTGATTTTATCTCTGACCTGGAGACCTTTGTGAGCTAAGGTTCAGACTGGTGCCTCGTTTACCTATTTAGTGCCTGGGAAACGCCGTAGAGGGCTGCTTGGGTGCGGTCCTGTAGTTCCAGTTTGGTGAGGATTTGGCCTACGTGTTTTTTTACTGTGTGTTCGCTGATAAACAGATCTTCGGCTATCTTTTTATTATTTAGTCCGCGGGAGAGGAATTTCAGTACTTCCATTTCTCGGGTTGTCAGTTCGCTTAACTTATCTTCATTCTTCTCTTCCAAAGCGTGTTGGACGATTACGGGATCAAAATACTTGCGGCCTTTATGTATCATGCGCACAGAAGTGATTAACTCTTCGGGTAAGGTTTCTTTTAATATATAACCGTCTACCTCTAAAGCCATGGCTTGTTTAATTTCTTCTTTTGTGGCATAGGAAGTGAGCACAATATATTTGCAGGTACTGTTTATTGAGCGCGCTTTTTCTATAATGTCTAACCCGTGTTCCCCGGGTAAGCGTAAATCAACCAGGGCAACATCCGGACTGTGTTTTTCCAAGACTTCCATAGCCTCCAGGCCATTTGCGGCAAAACCGCAGATTTCAAAGTCTTCTTCCAGTGAAGCAACCAACTCCAAACCTTTGCGTACCAGCGGATGATCGTCAATAATTATGACTCTCATATCCTTCCTCCCCCGATTTAGTTTTCTGGTACAGGTGACGTAGGAACAGACACAGATATTTTTGTACCTTCGCCCACCTTGCTTTCAATGTTCAGATGGCCTTGTAGTGAACGGGCCAGTTCTGTCATATTGACAACTCCCAGCTTTCTGGCACTGCTTTCGGCATTAGTACTGTAGAGGTCGATATCACATCCCTTTCCATCATCCTGAATAAATAACTGAGATTCGAATGGATCCATTAACAGATCAACTTTGATATTTTTACTTTTGCCATGGCGAATGGCATTATTGGTTGCCTCTTTAACAATGCGATAAAATGCACGACGGATGGCAGCGTTTAGGTATTCTTCCTTCCCACTGATATTAAAATCTATATCTATCTGATTCAATTCCGCCAAGCCGTTTAATTGTTTTTCCAGTTCACTGACAAATGTATGGTCGCCACGATGACGTGGGCTCAGCCTGTAAATAAGCAAGCGCAGCTCTTTTGCTGTCTTTGCCGTAACATCGCGAATAGCCTGAAGAATCTGTTTTTTCTCGTTAGGGGACAAGGTATCGCCCTGCCTGATAATGGCCTCAGCGCCGTAAACCACACTAAAAAGATTCTGAGAAACACTGTCGTGGATCTCATTGGCGATTCTGTTTTGCTCTTCCAGCAAAAGCATCTTATCGGAAAACAACTCGGCTATGTTACGCTCAATGGCCACTGCTGCCAGATTAGCCATAAAGGAAAGGGTTTGCATAACTTCTTCCGTGTTAAAGGCATCCTTTGGCTGCAATGCAGCCAGTAAGCCAAAACAGTGGGAACGTGACTTAACGGGCATACAGAGCAGACGTGCCACCGGCTTACCCTGTGAATCATAAACCAGATGTTCTACTGAGTGGGGAGTTTTTTGAATCCGTGACCACGCTGCTATCAAAGGTTCGTACCAGTAGCTCTCGGGAAGAACATCCTTCTCTCCTTTAACCGTGTAGATACGATTGTTTAATGAGCTGTCTTCTTTAACAGATGTCTTATCCAACCAAAATATTACTTTTTTATTGCCGGTAAGGGCGCGGGCGTAGGCGGCAAAAAGATCAATTACTTCTTTTATGTCATCACGGCTGGAGATTGTTTCCACCGCTTCATACAATGCGGTCATACGCTGCATTGTTTGCTCCGTTCGCTTCAGATTGAAGATATTACAAACGGTTTGTTGAGCGAAGTTAATAAAAAAGTTCAGTTCAGACTGAAAATTGGCAAAGCTTTTGCCAGGAGGTAGCCACCCTACAAAGATAGCCATGATACTATAATCATTTAGCCTAAGTGGCAGTGATAACCAGGAATTGTCTTCAGATATTGCCACTTCATCTTTACCTGGTTCACTCCATCGCCTTGCCAATTCAGCAAGATTAAGTTCCTCACTAATAAAATTATGAGGGATGTCGGGGGGTACCACTGTAAAAAGAATCTGGTGAGTAGGATTTAGAAACGGTGTGGGGGAATCCAGCACCAGTACAGCCGCTTTCTGAAGAGGAAATACGTCTTCGGCGTATTCTACAAGCTTTCTGTAAACATCACTTGTGTTTTTACAGGCGACGGCCTCGCGTTGGAAATCGCTTAAGGACTTTGAACGCTGATGATTCTTTTCTAAACTGTTATAAGCTTCCGTGAGCTTCTCCTGTTGTTCTTCCAATGCCTGGGACTGGACCGCCAAGACACGATAAATGCCGGAAAAAATCTGAAAGGCAAGAGCCATTAGGAAAAGGGCTGAAATAAGGCCGAGATAATTGGAGAAGAAGCCCAAAAGACTAAAATTTGCGCCCTCAAAGTAGAGATCTTCAAGGATCGAAAATAAAAGATAGACAGACATTAAAGTCCAGGGCATGAAGAATGGTAGGTATGCAGAGGCGATCATAACGGGATTTAGCGCATACCATATGAAGGGACTATCCAAGCCACCTGTCAAGGCAACGATGATAGCCAGGATAACAGATTCGGCCAAAACATAAACGGCCAGGTTGTCACTGCGTTTGATTGCTCGGTTATATAGATAAACAAAGATAAACGACGAGATTACTAAAAACAGAAGAAATCCCAGTTTATCAAACAGCAGCCTCTGGCCCGGGGCCAGCATAAATACAATTGAAGTCAGGAGCAGGGAAATAGCCCTAAAGAGACCAAATGTGGTACTAAACCCGGGATGAAAGTTGATTTTCCCCTTACTGTTTAGCAAGTAGTTTTTATCTATCCGATGAAAACTACCTGAAATCGCTCTCATACAATGCCTCCGAACTCGCTTTCCATGGAAATTATTAACATGCTTTGTGTTTTCTATCTTACTATCTAATAAGTTCAGGTGTCAATTAATTCGACATTTGAAAAAAGGCCCCTTTAAGCAAGAAGAATGAGGAAAATCTGAAGTAAAAAACACGTTATTTGATGGAAATTTATAAGTAAATGTTGTTATCGGAAAAATTATGCGTAATAAAAGGAAAAGATGCGGTCGAATGATGTAAAAACAAAGTTTAAAAATAATTTCAAAATGGTAACATTTTCGCTAATTCTAGTAAGCATATTGGATTAGTAGCTAATCATAGCAGAATCTCAAATATGCATAGCAAATTAACCGACTCTTCGACTTTCATGAAGTCCATTCTACATTAGTCAAAGAAACATTATAAAAACATAGTATTTCTTTGTTAAATCGTGTGTAAATATGTGGAAACTTTTTTCTTCCTATCCCTCTGCTATCCTGCTATAATCTAATCAACCATAGAAGCAATGACCAACCTCTTACAAATCGGGCGCCTTGAGAGGTTGAGAGCTGGCGGCGCAACCGGCTATGGCAGGCCGGTTTTTTTTGTGCTCAGAACGGGTTCTGCTCATGCCAACATCACAGTAGAATATTTGCACAATTAGAGCCTAAACCAGCCATCTTTGCATCACATTCGGGGGTGATGAGAGGAAAGACGTAGTTTAGGTTCTTTTTGTGTTTAATTTCATTGAAAAAAAAAGGAGGTAAAACTAATGAAAAGCCTTATGAAAACAAAAGTGTTAGTTATTCTGCTTACACTGGCTATGTTGGTAGCCATGACAATGCCGATGGTCTTCGCGGAAACAGAGCCTACAGCTACACTGGTAGTAACATACGATGACGGGGAAACGACTACAACCTCTAACAGGGATCACCGTTCCAGAGTCCTACATTTTGATGTATACCGGGACACTGGTGCATTAGCAACGTCTGCTGTACTTACATTTGCTGATGAGAGACCAACAGTTTACTGGGAAGTTGATGCCCAAGGCCCTGGTGGCGGATCGGGAACACTGGATAATCCCTTCTGGCAGGGCTCGGAAAATGCAGACCTAACTGGCTCTGAGATTGGCTACTGGCACTGGGTTTATACAGCCTCTGGGGTCCTGACCATTAGTAACAGCTCCGGAGACGAAGAAGAAGAGCCAAAGCTTGGCAAACTTTCAATTATTAAATTCTATGATGCCAATGCCAACGGAGAGTTTGATAACGGTGAGGCTATAATCGAAGACTGGAAAGTAAAGATTTACATCGGTGACGTTTTCTACGGTTGCGTAGAAACACCATATGAGATTGAAAATATAATTTATGGTACCACCTTTAGAATTGTAGAGTGCGAGTCTACAACAGGTAACTGGAGATCGACAACCCCTACTGAATATACGGTTACCGTGGGCTCCGATGTTGATGGACTTGATGTAGAAGTTGAGTTCGGTAACCTCTGCCTGGGTGAAGGCGGCGGATACACCATGGGATTCTGGGGCAACAGAAACGGACAGCGGATTTTTGAGGATGATATCGATGAATCAATAGCAGCTCTTACCGCCCTGAATCTAAAGGATGCAACTGGCGATACTTTTGTTCCAGAAGACCACGACGATTTCCGCAGCTGGTTACGTGGTGCCAATGCAGAAAATATGCAGTATATGCTTTCCGCTCAGTTAGCTGCTATGCGGCTCAATGTATTATGGCAAGGGGTAGAAGGAAATGCATTGGTTTATGCCCCTGGAGTCTTACCTAACAGTGATTATATTTCCATTGGAGCTTTGATCAATTTGGCAAATGAGGCATTAGCAAATGAGGAAGCAAGCCGTGAGTACATGGAGTTGTTAAAAGACGCTTTAGATAGCGCCAATAACAATGAGAACTTTGTCCAATCTGAACCGTGTGATAATTTTGCTTTTGATTGCTGTGATGAAGAATAAAGTACAGTAATAAAGCCCGCCTTTTGGCGGGCTTTATTACTGTAGGCTATGTTACAATAAAACGCGATCGTTAAAAGCTGGGAAACTATCTCGTATTTCTGAGACATGGCTTAGATCTATACTGCCATGTAATAGGGCAGGTTCTTCCCCTGCGGAGTGTAGTACTGTTCCCCAGGGGTCTACCATCATGCTGTTGCCGGCGAAGGGGTTTTCTTTTATCTGGCCGGAGCAGTTGCAGGAAATGAGGTAGCACTGGTTCTCCAGGGCTCTGGTTCTGTTAAAGAGGGTCCAGTGCTCCAGGCGGGCCAGGGGCCAGGCGGAGGTAACCAGGAAGGCTTGGGCTCCAAGGTCTGCCATTTTGCGGTACAGTTCGGGGAAACGAAGGTCGTAGCAGGTGGAGATGCCGAATGTGCCCAGGTCTGTTTTTATAACTGTGGGAGTTGTGCCGCGGGTTAAGAGTTTGCTCTCTTCAGATTTATAGCCAAAGAGGTGGATTTTTCTGTACTTGCTGATTAGTTTTCCATGGGGGTCGATGAATAAAGCTGTATTATATAAATGGTTTCCGTCTCGTTCTACAATGCTGCCGCCTAAGATGTGGCAGTTCATTTTTTCTGCCCAGGGAGCTAAAAAGGAATAGGTCTCCCCTTCTGCTTCTTCACTGTGGGCGGCGTAATCCTGGAATCTGAAAAAGCCGCTTCCCCATATTTCCGGCAGGAGAATCAGATCCGGCTGTGGATTGCCGGCATGAAGCTCGAGCATGATTTGCTCCACTTTTTTGAATCTCTCTTCTCTGCTATGTACATCACTTACTTCCAGCTGAATAATGGCTACGTTCATGATTGTTCCCTCCTATGCTCTTTAAGATAGCATTATTTTGGTCGGATGTCTATCAATGCAAGACTTTGTTTATCTACCCTTTATATTTGTTTGGTAAGATATGTATGGGGGGATATCATGGGAGGGTTAACAAAAGCAGGTGGCCGGGACAGGCTTTTATGGTTATTGCTGTTGGGTGTGGGTGTTTTTAATGTGGCGGATTACTTTCTGACTTTGTATGCCCTTAGTCGGGGGATGCGGGAAGGGAATCCGGTTATGGATATGATTGTGGATACGGTGTATTTTCCCAAGGTGAAGCTGGTTTTGGTGCCGCTGTTGCTGCTTTTGTTGTGGCTGAACCGGCAGCGGGTTGGCAAAAGATTGTATGTGTATGTGTGGATTATATTTATTGCTTACTTTTTGTTAATGGTTTACTATGCATGGCTCTTTTGGGAAGTCTTCAGTTAGAGAATAAAGCACCTGCGGGTGCTTTTTTTGTTTTAGAAAGAAACATGGTTGTACATAATAGAAGGCAAGTTTACCGCAAGTACTCCATAGTAATGATAAAAAAGACCGGAGGCATGATAGTTGCAGTACATATGCGATGAAAATAACAGATTTAGGCTGATAGGGTTGATGTTAATTTGTGTTGCCTTTTTTAATGCGGCGGACTATTTTCTGACGCTACATGCTTTAAGTTTAGGTTTCAGAGAAGGAAATCCGGTGATGGCTTTGATTGTGGATACGGCTTACTTTCCTAAGGTTAAATTGATTATTGTGCCGCTGTTATTATTATTTCTCTGGTTGGTGAGGGTCAGGGTTGGGCGCAGGTTGTTTGGCTATGTATCAGTAATTTTTGCGGCCTATTCACTATTAATGGTTTACTATGGTTTCTTATTTTTGACTATGCAGCTTTAACACAGAAAGCACCTGAAAACAGGTGCTTTTCTTGAAGGAAGAATATTACAGATTCAGTTGGCATATGTATAACACAAAAGAATTTGGGTAAAATTTCCTGTGTGAGGTGTTATACATGAGGTTAGCGGAATTATTTATTGTTTTGGTGATATTGGTTACACTTTCGGGGACCGGAATTACTGTGTACAGTGAGCATATCGGTACTGTGCAAAACAGTGTCTTGTCCTATAATGTGAAGGTAATGCAGCAAGCGGTGGAGATCTACCAGCTGGAAAACGGCAAGTATCCCGATGATTTAGAGAGCTTGGTGGAAAACGGATACTTTCGGGAAATGCCGGTGAATCCGGTTACCGGTGCTGCGGATTTTGATTATGATCCGGTGACGGGTAAAATTAAGTAGAAGTCGCTTTTTTCATAATGTCAGTGGGAGCCTTTGTGCCGGTGAATAGTTCAAAGGCTCTTGCTCCCTGGTGGAGCAACATGCCCAGGCCGTCCAGGCCGGGGCTTTTTAGTTCTTTGGCGTAGGTGAGGAAATCCGAGGGCATTTTTCCGTAACGCAGGTCGTAAAAGAGAGCGCCGGCGGCACTGGAGAGGTCAACGAGCCAGTCGCCGTCTTCTTGTTTAAAGGGGATGGACAGGGTGTTTACCACCAGGTCGGCGCTATAGATGGACGGTGAGTAGTTGGAAATTAGGGGTATGACGCTGAATGTGTGGGCCTGCCCAAGGGATTCAGCCAGTTGTTCTGCATTTTCCAGGGAACGGTTGATGATGGTTATTTGGGAGACCTTGTTTTCCAGGAGGGCTGCACAGATGGCGCGGGCAGAGCCGCCGGCCCCGATGATTACTACTTCTTTGTCTTTGGGGTTGAAGCCGTATTCTTTGAGGGAATCGATAAAGCCGGTACCGTCGGTGTTGTAGCCGGTGAGGATACCGTCTTTGTTGACGATGGTATTTACTGCGCTGCAGCGGCTGGCGGTTTTGTCTATTTCGTCAAGAAACGGGATTACATCCTGTTTGTGGGGCACGGTTACGTTTACGCCGGTGATGTTTAGTGCTTTGATGGAGCCCACGGCTCTTTTTATGTCATCGGTGTTGACGTGAAAAGGCACATAGACGTAGTCCAGGTCCAGATGGGCAAAGGCGGCGTTGTGCATGGCGGGAGACAGGGAATGCTCTACCGGGTCGCCAAAAATCCCGGTAATTTTTGTTCGGCCTGATATTTTCATGAATATCACCTCTAAAAAATGTTTCTTCATAGATGTGTGGATTCCCTGTCAGATGGCAGGAAATTCAAAAAAAATAAGCCTAAGGCTTATTTTTTTCTTCCCAGATAAAAGTGTATTCGCCTGTCTCCCTGTTGACGATTACATCCTGTAATTTTTTTTCGGGGGTTGGTTTGGCGCTTTGATACGCCTCCCTCATTTTTTCCAGAAGATCCACTGGCACCACCTCGAAAGTTAGTGTGCGCAATGGAGCAAATCTCTATACCATCTCCATATTGTCTACATTGGTTCTCCATATTCGTTGGCTATAGTATAAGTGTACTTAAAAAAAATTAAAGGGAGGTGAATGGTTATGCGTAAAGGAGTTGTGGCAGTATTGGTGCTGGGCTTGCTGGTGGCTCTGTCGGTAAGTGCATTTGCCGGTGAAGGTTTTGGCAGAAATGCACAGGAAGGCAGCATGGGGCTGGGCCAGGGCGTAACCCGTCCTTATATCGCCGAGGCGCTGGACATGGATGAAGAGGCTTTGCGGGATGCTCGCAGAGAGGGTAAA
This region of Dethiobacter alkaliphilus AHT 1 genomic DNA includes:
- a CDS encoding DegV family protein, which encodes MKNIALVTDSTADLTTAMKEEFNAHVIPLKIVFAHQEYIDGELTAEDFYQKLATAQELPRSSQPSPADFTALYQQLLKQYDEVISIHLSSALSGTVNAARVAAETLQDKIHVVDSKNISLGIGLMVKEAARCIHEGMDTPQILTRISEARKSIETMFTLNTLEYLQKGGRIGKVSGLVGSLLNIKPVVRVNEEGIYVPAGKARSQDKALDQIANKLKEIVGNRSVKSLAIAHGDALDAANKLKSIMENTCGVPATIFTQVSAVIGVHTGPGTVGAAIHFE
- a CDS encoding collagen binding domain-containing protein, yielding MNMAKPVSKYWRVGLVLLVIGLLAIGTALGSVPPCEGPLVDPVEYNGNPEEIGTRINDPGSGYIDVEFDGVWYKVFYEVYDGGKTLKFWEENGFPVVSKVTVKGGPNANIYYYAADPPEGLGVPVASDCGLQSPRHGKNIPGISYVEFEFEPPPTGSLKVIKIWDDQGTGVVYDGTIDVNIYDSEGTLVDTLILSDANNWEDDLGYLLPGVYTFAEVTPDGWTPSYDPANRELVVEAGDDPAAGAIGTITNTIDLGSLKVIKIWDDQGTGVVYDGTIDVNIYDSEGTLVDTLILSDTNNWEDDLGYLLPGVYTFAEVTPDGWTPATTRQTVS
- a CDS encoding response regulator, yielding MRVIIIDDHPLVRKGLELVASLEEDFEICGFAANGLEAMEVLEKHSPDVALVDLRLPGEHGLDIIEKARSINSTCKYIVLTSYATKEEIKQAMALEVDGYILKETLPEELITSVRMIHKGRKYFDPVIVQHALEEKNEDKLSELTTREMEVLKFLSRGLNNKKIAEDLFISEHTVKKHVGQILTKLELQDRTQAALYGVSQALNR
- a CDS encoding GAF domain-containing sensor histidine kinase, which codes for MRAISGSFHRIDKNYLLNSKGKINFHPGFSTTFGLFRAISLLLTSIVFMLAPGQRLLFDKLGFLLFLVISSFIFVYLYNRAIKRSDNLAVYVLAESVILAIIVALTGGLDSPFIWYALNPVMIASAYLPFFMPWTLMSVYLLFSILEDLYFEGANFSLLGFFSNYLGLISALFLMALAFQIFSGIYRVLAVQSQALEEQQEKLTEAYNSLEKNHQRSKSLSDFQREAVACKNTSDVYRKLVEYAEDVFPLQKAAVLVLDSPTPFLNPTHQILFTVVPPDIPHNFISEELNLAELARRWSEPGKDEVAISEDNSWLSLPLRLNDYSIMAIFVGWLPPGKSFANFQSELNFFINFAQQTVCNIFNLKRTEQTMQRMTALYEAVETISSRDDIKEVIDLFAAYARALTGNKKVIFWLDKTSVKEDSSLNNRIYTVKGEKDVLPESYWYEPLIAAWSRIQKTPHSVEHLVYDSQGKPVARLLCMPVKSRSHCFGLLAALQPKDAFNTEEVMQTLSFMANLAAVAIERNIAELFSDKMLLLEEQNRIANEIHDSVSQNLFSVVYGAEAIIRQGDTLSPNEKKQILQAIRDVTAKTAKELRLLIYRLSPRHRGDHTFVSELEKQLNGLAELNQIDIDFNISGKEEYLNAAIRRAFYRIVKEATNNAIRHGKSKNIKVDLLMDPFESQLFIQDDGKGCDIDLYSTNAESSARKLGVVNMTELARSLQGHLNIESKVGEGTKISVSVPTSPVPEN
- a CDS encoding carbon-nitrogen family hydrolase; translated protein: MNVAIIQLEVSDVHSREERFKKVEQIMLELHAGNPQPDLILLPEIWGSGFFRFQDYAAHSEEAEGETYSFLAPWAEKMNCHILGGSIVERDGNHLYNTALFIDPHGKLISKYRKIHLFGYKSEESKLLTRGTTPTVIKTDLGTFGISTCYDLRFPELYRKMADLGAQAFLVTSAWPLARLEHWTLFNRTRALENQCYLISCNCSGQIKENPFAGNSMMVDPWGTVLHSAGEEPALLHGSIDLSHVSEIRDSFPAFNDRVLL
- a CDS encoding DUF5658 family protein, producing the protein MGGLTKAGGRDRLLWLLLLGVGVFNVADYFLTLYALSRGMREGNPVMDMIVDTVYFPKVKLVLVPLLLLLLWLNRQRVGKRLYVYVWIIFIAYFLLMVYYAWLFWEVFS
- a CDS encoding DUF5658 family protein, translating into MQYICDENNRFRLIGLMLICVAFFNAADYFLTLHALSLGFREGNPVMALIVDTAYFPKVKLIIVPLLLLFLWLVRVRVGRRLFGYVSVIFAAYSLLMVYYGFLFLTMQL
- a CDS encoding type II secretion system protein produces the protein MRLAELFIVLVILVTLSGTGITVYSEHIGTVQNSVLSYNVKVMQQAVEIYQLENGKYPDDLESLVENGYFREMPVNPVTGAADFDYDPVTGKIK
- the aroE gene encoding shikimate dehydrogenase; this encodes MKISGRTKITGIFGDPVEHSLSPAMHNAAFAHLDLDYVYVPFHVNTDDIKRAVGSIKALNITGVNVTVPHKQDVIPFLDEIDKTASRCSAVNTIVNKDGILTGYNTDGTGFIDSLKEYGFNPKDKEVVIIGAGGSARAICAALLENKVSQITIINRSLENAEQLAESLGQAHTFSVIPLISNYSPSIYSADLVVNTLSIPFKQEDGDWLVDLSSAAGALFYDLRYGKMPSDFLTYAKELKSPGLDGLGMLLHQGARAFELFTGTKAPTDIMKKATST